One genomic window of Scylla paramamosain isolate STU-SP2022 chromosome 20, ASM3559412v1, whole genome shotgun sequence includes the following:
- the LOC135110508 gene encoding uncharacterized protein LOC135110508 isoform X1 — protein MNRFGEVVSEGRRHGPLSRRVVKASRLQELLHYLAGTNSKTMGNQPTSTLQQGQAAGETSGRGFQWSSGPQVTIAKDTPPEFLIKLAKILVWKSLAEENVDGITRNVFIKYVTKYSEPLGKRLFQYLMKHWQKEAGGSPTTSEGEQCTVDKGDVLSSAAFIAASNHLMALHTDSQQMEFYIKLYAGDQEKISKGDVFDLISAAHQVSTCSQHTCCVPDDILMAVVRGAMHGKESINTKYLHSWLCQHCPRLLMWLHRNIMHTLTVGHRTIPDNTEEAEDDRDTPILDCPGKSTCVSLHPALIWLLTCSLPLLYTKPEKNRAHPSSNNLLLDPHVFIDKMVLAVSPTHWVPLYNSDEHGLSINRLQHHVFGYHGATLMFITTEGDNMFCVASDQEWRDSKHFWGGEQALCLHLTPEYKIVESGAKILYFNVTSRGFPTGLQVGTDSTNRALTLDLNLTLVTYRKIPYKLKSLEVWGCSTSEAKEAQQELKKREVKDVESRRKVKVNSSDWLDNPDRYLIELAGTRLSYAQYDNPPPEASGSK, from the exons ATGAATCGCTTTGGGGAAGTAGTGAGCGAAGGGCGCAGGCACGGTCCTTTGTCCCGCAGGGTGGTGAAGGCTTCTAGGCTACAGGAACTTCTGCACTATTTGGCTGGCACCAACTCCAAGACAATGGGCAACCAGCCCACTTCCACCCTCCAACAGGGGCAAGCAGCAGGGGAGACCAGCGGCAGGGGGTTCCAGTGGTCCAGCGGGCCTCAGGTGACCATTGCCAAGGACACACCTCCAGAATTTCTAATCAAGCTAGCAAAG ATCCTGGTGTGGAAATCGCTGGCTGAGGAAAATGTTGACGGCATTACAAGGAATGTCTTCATT AAGTACGTGACTAAGTACAGTGAGCCTCTTGGAAAACGGCTGTTCCAGTATTTGATGAAGCACTGGCAGAAAGAAGCAGGTGGTTCCCCAACCACCTCTGAGGGAGAGCAGTGTACTGTGGACAAAGGTGATGTCCTCTCCAGTGCTGCCTTCATAGCTGCCTCTAATCACTTGATGGCTCTCCACACTGACTCCCAACAGATGGAGTTTTATATAAAA ttGTATGCAGGAGACCAAGAGAAAATTAGTAAAGGTGATGTATTTGATTTGATCTCCGCTGCCCATCAAGTTTCCACCTGCAGCCAGCACACGTGTTGCGTGCCTGATGACATCCTGATGGCAGTAGTCCGTGGTGCA ATGCACGGCAAGGAAAGCATCAACACTAAGTACCTACACAGCTGGTTGTGTCAGCACTGCCCCCGCCTACTGATGTGGCTCCACCGCAACATCATGCACACACTGACAGTAGGCCACCGCACCATCCCTGACAATAcagaggaggcggag gATGACCGGGACACCCCTATCTTGGACTGTCCGGGTAAGTCAACTTGTGTGAGCCTCCACCCTGCCCTCATATGGCTACTGACTTGCTCCCTGCCCCTCCTGTATACCAAGCCAGAGAAGAACAGGGCCCATCCCTCCTCCAACAATCTCCTCCTTGACCCTCATGTTTTCATCGATAAAATG GTCCTGGCTGTGAGTCCCACACACTGGGTCCCTCTGTACAACAGTGATGAGCATGGTCTCAGCATTAACAG GTTGCAGCATCATGTGTTTGGCTACCATGGTGCCACTCTCATGTTCATCACAACAGAAGGTGACAACATGTTCTGTGTGGCAAGTGACCAGGAGTGGCGGGACTCCAAACACTTTTGGGGTGGTGAGCAAGCCCTCTGTCTGCATCTCACTCCTGAGTACAAGATTGTTGAAA GTGGTGCCAAGATCCTTTATTTCAATGTGACATCTCGTGGCTTCCCAACTGGGTTACAAGTAGGCACAGACAGTACCAATCGAGCTCTCACCCTGGACCTCAACCTCACACTGGTCACCTACCGAAAGATCCCCTACAAGCTGAAGTCACTGGAGGTGTGGGGCTGCAGCACCTCAGAAGCAAA GGAAGCACAGCAAGAACTTAagaagagggaagtgaaggatgtTGAAAGTCGCCGCAAGGTCAAGGTGAACAGTTCAGACTGGCTAGACAATCCTGACCGCTACCTGATTGAGTTGGCCGGCACCAGGCTGAGTTATGCCCAGTATGACAATCCTCCGCCAGAGGCCTCAGGAAGCAAGTGA
- the LOC135110508 gene encoding uncharacterized protein LOC135110508 isoform X2 yields MKSARKSQQGPQGSATDKIWRELPGLALKYEMTSVEILVWKSLAEENVDGITRNVFIKYVTKYSEPLGKRLFQYLMKHWQKEAGGSPTTSEGEQCTVDKGDVLSSAAFIAASNHLMALHTDSQQMEFYIKLYAGDQEKISKGDVFDLISAAHQVSTCSQHTCCVPDDILMAVVRGAMHGKESINTKYLHSWLCQHCPRLLMWLHRNIMHTLTVGHRTIPDNTEEAEDDRDTPILDCPGKSTCVSLHPALIWLLTCSLPLLYTKPEKNRAHPSSNNLLLDPHVFIDKMVLAVSPTHWVPLYNSDEHGLSINRLQHHVFGYHGATLMFITTEGDNMFCVASDQEWRDSKHFWGGEQALCLHLTPEYKIVESGAKILYFNVTSRGFPTGLQVGTDSTNRALTLDLNLTLVTYRKIPYKLKSLEVWGCSTSEAKEAQQELKKREVKDVESRRKVKVNSSDWLDNPDRYLIELAGTRLSYAQYDNPPPEASGSK; encoded by the exons ATGAAGAGTGCACGGAAGAGCCAGCAAGGGCCCCAGGGCAGTGCCACAGACAAAATCTGGAGAGAGTTGCCTGGCCTGGCACTGAAATACGAAATGACATCAGTCGAG ATCCTGGTGTGGAAATCGCTGGCTGAGGAAAATGTTGACGGCATTACAAGGAATGTCTTCATT AAGTACGTGACTAAGTACAGTGAGCCTCTTGGAAAACGGCTGTTCCAGTATTTGATGAAGCACTGGCAGAAAGAAGCAGGTGGTTCCCCAACCACCTCTGAGGGAGAGCAGTGTACTGTGGACAAAGGTGATGTCCTCTCCAGTGCTGCCTTCATAGCTGCCTCTAATCACTTGATGGCTCTCCACACTGACTCCCAACAGATGGAGTTTTATATAAAA ttGTATGCAGGAGACCAAGAGAAAATTAGTAAAGGTGATGTATTTGATTTGATCTCCGCTGCCCATCAAGTTTCCACCTGCAGCCAGCACACGTGTTGCGTGCCTGATGACATCCTGATGGCAGTAGTCCGTGGTGCA ATGCACGGCAAGGAAAGCATCAACACTAAGTACCTACACAGCTGGTTGTGTCAGCACTGCCCCCGCCTACTGATGTGGCTCCACCGCAACATCATGCACACACTGACAGTAGGCCACCGCACCATCCCTGACAATAcagaggaggcggag gATGACCGGGACACCCCTATCTTGGACTGTCCGGGTAAGTCAACTTGTGTGAGCCTCCACCCTGCCCTCATATGGCTACTGACTTGCTCCCTGCCCCTCCTGTATACCAAGCCAGAGAAGAACAGGGCCCATCCCTCCTCCAACAATCTCCTCCTTGACCCTCATGTTTTCATCGATAAAATG GTCCTGGCTGTGAGTCCCACACACTGGGTCCCTCTGTACAACAGTGATGAGCATGGTCTCAGCATTAACAG GTTGCAGCATCATGTGTTTGGCTACCATGGTGCCACTCTCATGTTCATCACAACAGAAGGTGACAACATGTTCTGTGTGGCAAGTGACCAGGAGTGGCGGGACTCCAAACACTTTTGGGGTGGTGAGCAAGCCCTCTGTCTGCATCTCACTCCTGAGTACAAGATTGTTGAAA GTGGTGCCAAGATCCTTTATTTCAATGTGACATCTCGTGGCTTCCCAACTGGGTTACAAGTAGGCACAGACAGTACCAATCGAGCTCTCACCCTGGACCTCAACCTCACACTGGTCACCTACCGAAAGATCCCCTACAAGCTGAAGTCACTGGAGGTGTGGGGCTGCAGCACCTCAGAAGCAAA GGAAGCACAGCAAGAACTTAagaagagggaagtgaaggatgtTGAAAGTCGCCGCAAGGTCAAGGTGAACAGTTCAGACTGGCTAGACAATCCTGACCGCTACCTGATTGAGTTGGCCGGCACCAGGCTGAGTTATGCCCAGTATGACAATCCTCCGCCAGAGGCCTCAGGAAGCAAGTGA